In the Drosophila teissieri strain GT53w chromosome 3R, Prin_Dtei_1.1, whole genome shotgun sequence genome, TTGAAATCTAATTTATGTccggtttcgttttttaataacaCCTTATCTCCTATTGATATACTTAtatcgtttaattttaagtcATATAATTCcttattctttttcttctgttcTTCGAGCATATTTCTTGCTCTGTTATATGCTAATTCTAACctatatttactttctttagcATAGTCTTCTATATTATAAATGGGTTCTATTCTATCCGTGCTATTAAAATGCTTTGGTAAATTGCATGTTTTACCAAAAATCAACTCATATGGACAATAGTTATGTGCCATAGAGGGTGtagtattaaaacaaaattcgaaatattttatcCATACGTCCCAGTCAGTTTTATAAACCGATATGTATGACCGGATGTATTCGTTAAAAGTTCTATGACTTCTTTCCACTGTTCCTACCGTCTGATGATGGTGTGCTGAAGAAGTTATATTTTCTACTTTCAGGTATTTGCATAAGTCTttgataattgaatttctgtattcagttcccatgtccgaaatgaacgtcttcattggaccaAACTTTAGTACAAAAGATTCAAATATTGCTTTCGCTACTGTATTAGCGCTTTTATTTGCGATTGGAATggttaccaaatattttgtcaggTCGCATATAAGTGTAACAGCATATTCATTACCGTTTTCTGACTTTGGTAGTGGACCTATCGTATCCACTATGACTCTGTCAAATGCGCTTATTGGTGTCTCTGTAATTGATAAAggagtttttgtgtgtttcataattttagctttttggcattttggacATTTCCGTATGTACTCTGTTATTTCCCGAGTCATACCTTTCCAAAAGTAATGTCTTTTAATCCTGGCCAGGGTTTTTGTAATGCCTGCGTGTCCTCCTTGTGTTGGATCGTCGTGGTGTGTAGACAGgattgcttctttttctttctttgtatTCACTAAGGTCACCGggttgagtagcgctactcttaatagttttaatgttttattgcccattttcttaaatgtatctattgaaatgttatcaaagatattttcccacggtgccattttaagttgattgatATTATGCATACCGGCCTGCTTTTCAAGCCTGTGGAAGAATTGACCTAAGTCGAGAGTtccattaatatacaaatcttCAACGTTGTATCTtgcagtaattttttttccatgtttaaaaaaacatatcatattatttacatgcaaTGTCACTACTTTGCGTACTTCGTCATTATTAATGACTCCGTATACTTTGGGCTTAGAAGCTTCTTGAGTAGTTTGCTTAGGCAATTCtactttatcatttttatttccttttcctGCGCAGGATTCCTGTCTACTTTGATTTCTTGTAGTGACTTTAAGTACTTgtttggatatattttttagttggtCGATTGTTATTCTGGATAACGCATCTGCTACATAATTGTCTTTTCCCTTAAGATATTCCACAGTAAATTCATATTCTTCTAAATCAAGCCTCATTCTGGTCAGTTTTGAACTTGGATTAACCATCGAGAACAAGTATGTTAACGGTCTGTGATCTGTTTTGACGGTGAAGTGtctaccatatatatatggtttgAAATGATTTATCGCCCAATGTATTGCTGACAACTCTTGCTCTGTTGTTGACTTGTTGCTCTCACCCTTAGTGAAGCTACGGGATGCATAAGCTACTGGCAAATGGATACCATTATAGTTCTGGGTCAATACCGCTCCGCATGCCTCTTTGCTAGCATCAGTTATGATACAGAACTCTTTGCTAAAGTCGGGGTATTTCAGCAAAGTTGGATTCATTAGTTCTTTTTTAAGGTGTTCGAAGGCATGCTGGCAATCAGCTGTCCATTCGaactttacatttttcttacatAATCTTGTTATGTGACGGGAATAATCTgcaaaattttgtataaaacgTCTATAATAGTTACAAAATGCTACGAATCTTCTGGCACTGTCTGCGTCAGTAGGAACTGGATATCTCTGTATAGCATCATATTATATTTAGTATCGTCAGGCAATATGCCTTTATCAGTACATTTGTGTCCAAGAAAAGTGACTTCACTCATGAAAAATGAGCACTTATCTGGATGCAGTTTGAGGTTGTTTTTCCTGCATAGttcaaaaacatttgtaagATTCTTGGTCATGTGTTTTTCAGAACAGCCTATGACAATTAAGTCATCCATGTACAGAAATGCTTGAGATGGTTCCAGACCTGTAAATGCCATTGTCATCATTCGTTGAAAGGAATTTGGAGCTATTTTTAATCCGTATGGTagtcgcgtgaagcgataAGAGCCACTGCTCGTAGAAAAGGATGTTATATTTCGAGAATCTTCTTCTAACTCTATTTGATGGAATCCCGACATAAGATCCAGGCacgagaaatattttgctcggCCTAATTGATCAAGTATGTCATCTATTCTTGGCAAGGGGAACTTGTCAGctaataactttttatttatttggcgatAGTCTATCACTAAacgccattttttttcttttgaatccGGTAAGGATTTCTTTGGAACTAGCAATAATGGGCTATTATATTCAGATACAGCTGGTTCTACTATCTTGTCttctattaatttagttaCCTGTCTCGATATTTCGGCTTGTTGTGAATGGGGTGTTCTATAGTTCTTAATATAGCTTGGTTCATCATCTCTCAATCttatcttttgtttgtaaaaattatttgtagtgATTGGCTCTGTCTCCAATCCAAAAATATCAGTATATTGTGAACACAGTTCAGTCAACATTTTCTTATGTGCAGatgaaaagtttttctttaatctgCTTAAAATTGATTCGGCTCTTATGGAGTCGTTTAGGTCTGCTATTTTGTAGTTAGTTAATGgttcaaaattgattttgcttacgtttaaaattttattgctgtTAGTTGTGTTTAGTATTCGGATGTACGTGTTTTTTGAATCTGATATCGAATTTCCGACAAATACACCATCTTCTATTTCCTGATTGGGTATTAGAATTTGGTTATCCACCGAACTTACGGTAATTTGCCTGATAACCTCACAACGAGATGGTATGGTTATCTCAGTGTTATCgatattatgaaaaattggtatttgtaTCGCTTGTTTAATATTGTTTGGTCTTAGAATGAAAAAATCACTTTCTGTAGTAAAATCTAATtggcaattgaatgtttttatgAAGTCGATTCCAACTATTCCGTCACCAGGGATCCGAAAATTGTCGTCCACAACATGAAAATTGTGCGGTACTATATAGTTACCGGTTCTCATCTCGAGAAGTGTTAAAcctattgaatttattgaacCCTTTCCAATTCCTGTAATTTgtgttatattattatgatcAAGATTCAAAAGTTCATCTGAGTTTTCTTTAATGACTGATATATCGGCGCCTGTGTCTACTAGAAATGTAAGTATCTTATTTGTGTGTTCGTTTTgtactttaatgaaaatatttagattgAGATTGATGGTATGAACCTTTTGTTTTACTGTTCTTGATGCCCTAAGGGAGCCTGCTGGTTTTCCGACGTGCCTTGTGCATGTCTGACATTACCATTTTGGCTATAACTTGAGAAATTGCGGTTTTGGTTGTTATAGTTACCACCGCCTCTGTTCTGGTAGTTATTTCCTCTatatcctcctcgtcctctttactttaatgaaaatatttagattgAGATTGATGGTATGAACCTTTTGTTTTACTGTTCTTGATGCCCTAAGGGAGCCTGCTGGTTTTCCGACGTGCCTTGTGCATGTCTGACATTACCATTTTGGCTATAACTTGAGAAATTGCGGTTTTGGTTGTTATAGTTACCACCGCCTCTGTTCTGGTAGTTATTTCCTCTatatcctcctcgtcctctgcCATTGCtattgttataattattatagttgTTGTATTGGTCGGTGTTCtggttataattatttctattattacCACCTCgaccatttcctcgtcctcggtAGTTACCTCTGTTGTAACTTCCTTGTCCTCTCTtgtaaaacaaaacggaaCTTGCACTTCCTGTCATCTCAGTGCTGCAATGgatgtatttacttattgcTTCGTCCATTGTCTTAAATGTTCCTGCCTCTAggattgttttcagttttccatgATCGCAAttctttgtcattgtattGATTGCTTCCTTTGTGCTAAATTTGATAGCATGTTCTGGTTGCAATCCTTCATCTATATATGAAGATTCAAGAGACTTGAGtaggttttcaatttcatttgtaaattgtgtggctgttttacctttttggtaaacatttgccatttttgctcTTACTACGTCCGTTGTTTCTCCTACGACCACTTCTTCTAATTTCCTGATTATGGCATCAATTGTAACTTCATTCTGTACTCTATAGAGTGTTGTTCcgattatttttgatttaatcaCTTCAATGGCAATAGCTTCATGTGGTCCCTTAGTCAGGTTAACCAACTTGATTGCCGTGATAAATCTACGCAAATTGATCTTTTTACCGTCAAATTCCGGAATCGCCGTTGAAATGTCTTTTATGTATGCCCTCTGGGCAGTTGCTTCGTCCACCATGATGACagattttgtttctgtttcttctATGTCTGACTCAGCCAATTCTTCCTCCGTCAATTCAGCTAGTGTTAATATAGCTGGAATTGTTAAGTTGTTCAAATCTTCGTCTAAGTTTTATGAGAACATTCGATACCTGAGACCAATGATCTGGATTTAGTCTTTCCTTGTTATCATAGACTAGTATTCGTGCTTCGTTGAAGGAATTTACCAGAATATTTGCATGTTTCTTTATTGTCGGTCCTAAAATAGGTCTATTTTGTGACAAACATTTATGAGATttttcaaattcgtttcttattcttgttatgtttttatataacTCGTTCCATTCcatactattttatatattcctacttgttagtatatatttatatactcattctttaatatatttttattttattttttttttttaggttcttttttttttataatatatatattttttttttgtgaagctacaaatttttttttttaaacccTGTCTAGATTATTCGCTCTACTCATATAtcttctttttaatattttgttatgttttatgtACAATGTCAGAAGGAACTGGGCCACACTTGTAATTGTCAAAATTAGGAGTAAAACCCACAGTGCTTGAATATCTTCTGTGTGATCTACAATTTTGACGTTGTTCACGACATTAGCCGTGTTGTCTTTGGTATGACTATCGTCAGATCCGAACCAACCCATAGTTGTTAATTGaacgattattattattttttttttatttattaaatttgattaaaaattgtatattgctATAATTTCTTCCTACACGTATACCTGTCCAAGAAAAAGTTAGTTAGAGGGCATGTGTACGGTTTACAATGTCTTGCTCTATATAATTCAATACCGTACACATGTTTTTAGTAAAAGCCTAACAGagattagtatttttcaagcagcgCTTTCACGCATCGGCTTGAGGTATTTATTCTTAATATTAAGGCAGATTGGGGCATTGGTATTAAATACAGCCTCAACTGCGTTATTGCGCATCACTGCACAATTTGGCTTCATCGCTTCCagatttttggtttggttggcttcttttcttctttatttttggtttcggcTGTCTTCTTGCCCTatactcagctattgtgagtgggcgtggtccatcGTTTGGACACACCTCTAGTGCCTCTTGTAGAGTAGGTGCGTCCCTTTGCTCGATAGGAGCAGAGTCCTCCAGTTTGCGTCTTCTGTTGTCGTCCGGGTTTGATCAATTgtcacaattttattttttaatggtcACTGTTCgcattttaacttttatatatttctttttattgttgttttacaTTGTTCgcattttaacttttatatatttctttttatttttgttttagagGCTTAAGTGACcatgtcacggtcgccatgtaataattgtaatgcatttttgtgttctttatattacttttattgaaatagaGATTCAGTATGATATCAGTGTAATTGCAACTTCTGTTAAGACtcattaatattcaattaggTCATGTTGAAGACTCTTTGACGACTGTTTTACGACTGACTTGTACTTGGTCTTGAAGAGTCCAAGCTAGCCAAATGCAATCCGTCTGCGCCGGCAGAGAGGCCGTCGgcagagacgttgctttgctcttatgtacttaactttcgcagcgagagcgccgctgtCTAAGAGAGTCATGTGCACATAAAGATCGAGCAGTCGCGCATGCTAATTATGCCGACTCTGCACTTCTGGTCTGAATAGCATTCTTGTGTGGTCAGATTGCTGAGCACTCAAGATATGCCTGGGAACTGAAAAGTCTTacataaacattgttgcaaaagtgctacaatgtgattGTTCCCAATGTTCTGATTTGATACAGTGCTTATTCGATATGTGTGCACATTACACTTGATGTCATTTCTTTTGATTCTTTGTTGATCTGCTCCTCAACCTGACATGCTTCTATCACTTCTTCTAGTGAATGCTCCTTTCCCAGAAGTCTTTTCTTGAAGTCTAGAGGTGCCCACACATCTATGATTTTATCCTTTGGACATATATTCTCAATCTCCGCTTTTGAGGATCCGAATGCACATCGTTGCATTTGTTGGCGGAGTCGCAGCATGAAATCACCAAAGCTTTCTGTGTCCAACGGTGTCAGGCCTCTGAATAGATGTCTTTCAAACGTTGAGTTTTGCTTCGGTGAgaagtgtttatttaaatggtcGATGAGGATATTATAGATgtcttctttattttcgtcGCTGGGCTCCACCAGCGCACCAGGTAGAGAGTATACTACTGACTGTAGCTGGACTCCTCCCAAAAGCAGTAGCTTACTCCTCTTCCGCTTCTCGGTAACAATACCCTCGGCCTCGAGGTATATTGTAAACGCCCTTAACCACTTCTCCCATTCATTTCGGAGGATTGTCTTGTCGATCACCTCGCACAGAAACGGTTTAATGATACTGTCGGTCATTTTCAATACGGGACCTAGAATTGGGGTTTATGACGAAAGACATTATTAGATTTACGACTTGACTTGTAATTAATACCCGGCTCTCTTAGGAGCTTGTAATTATTACCCAGCCTCAGTTCAATAATACCTCCCATTTACATTTGAGGTTTTGTTGtttccgtttttccttttaaattttatgaattCTTTTGGCTTGTGGAGAGAATACTGCTCCACCCGACCTTTaacctttttgtttgcaactcAAACCGATTACCCAGCTCTTTCTTAAAAGCttgtaatatttttcctttttcctccgtttttattattttttttaaattaaaatttttttttttaattattaaaatatttatttatttatatatttcgtgttctgtttcttttcttttttttcaaaatatgcttTGGCTTGTACCACTACTCGGCTCCTCTCTTAGAGCTTATAATGCGTACTCGGCCCTTGCAACTCTTTGCTTGCTAGAGAAATTTCTCTCCAGCTCACCTTTCAAGCTTGTAAAGAGTATTACTCTTATTGGTTATTTTTCTTATATCCTGGTTGCTAGAGAGTGTCTCTCTAACTCACTTTCTCTTAAGCTTGCGAAGAGTAATCTCTTCACTCAGCCTATCTGTCGgagtgcatgtgtgttggATGAGAGTAAGCGAAAAATTGTGCATTTACTCATTCCGCTTTGTGCTCAACGTCATTTTATGTTGGCCACGTGCAATCTGCACTCACGCAGCTTATTCCTTCTCTCctcttttccacatttttgtgtatgtatatgccgGTAGGCAAGTtccatcacacacacactcacgcacagcCTATATCACGCCACTCGTTTACCGTAATTTCACGCCTTTTTCCTAATTCATCAAATTTACCAAAGTTTTagttattatcattatcattaacCGATTCCACTCGTCGCCAATGTAATGACCCACTTACTAAGAGTAACACGCGTTATGATTTACaggtaatatatatatatatattcagttcgTTTATTCCGATCTATGGTATTCGCACATCCACGCTGCTTGGCAGTCCGCTCAGGAGTAATTATGAGTAATCACTCAGACACTAGGCCATCGGTAGCGTCTCTcccgatgcttggttgttggcaacgccggtcgccacatATACTATTTATTACAAAGAAATTTATACATGAAACAAGAAAACATGTGtcaatttttgtacaaatattttatttcaaacgTCAGGCCATTCGCCCACACATCGCGGAAGTTCGTTACAACCGAGCAAAAGGTTCGATGCGGATTTCTGACTTCAACAACGTGTTCAGTGTGACGTGCGAACAGCGATAGAGCAAACGGTTGGGACACGAATTGATTCGAATAGGTCTCTGAATTATACGATACAATCATGGCAGCAGTCCGACGGTTGAATGCACAGGTTCAAACTTATCCGTGTACCAGGCACGTCATATGATACAACAAAGTACAGTGGgcatgaaaaacaaaattttacacacaaaaaaaaataaaaataaataaatctttaatatatataaatctcgtgtcaatgtttgtcctcaatggactcctaaaccactcaaccgattacaataaaattcgcacaccatgtgcagttcgatccaacttgagagataggatagtttaaattctggaaaaagtcaaaagaaaagcgggaaaaccgttttttacatgcagcgccatttctaaaacataggatgtcattcttctctgctcattttgttttatttaattcatgagacaaactttatttggttcataaataaattgtaacagcaggcatttgtttttgaggtggtaagttgaactgtgttaattatgtgtatcgtgcatttgaggttaaactcaccacttccaccttcttccaCTTCcccatcctccttcttcttcatcaattagaagatacacgagccgaacgcaataaagcaggaacactaaagcatcaacaatcacgcaggttttcagaagaagggggaggaagaagacgaagaaggaagaagaaagaggaagaagaaggaggaggattaagaagatggaggaggaagaaggaggagaaggattaagaagatggaggaggaagaaggaggatgaagaagaagaaggaataaggagcatgaagaagtcagaagaagaaggaggaggaagaagaagaagaatgacccataaaaaatctctggaagcattaaacagaacaatgcaagatctacgtcgcaatcaacaaattttgggtggtgcaataatatttttgtaaggagatttccgacaaacattgcccgtcattccacgtgcaacgttagcggatcaggtcaatgcttgcttgaagtattatttcctgtggcgatttgtccaaaaattgacattgaaaataaacatgcgtgttcaatagcactatgatcaatctgaagaacggttttcgaagcaattattagaaatcggaagtggcaaagttccaaatacaaatggcttgatcactttgccaaacaatttttgtacaattctataatctaaaggggaattaatagaatgccgaatttaattgaagccacgatattgactggaaaagcgaaaggagaaatggtgctcataccgcgtattccgttgataccaacagacatgccgtttgaatttaagcgactgcaattcccagtgcgtctatcatttgtcatgtccatcaataaggcacaaggacaaacgcttcaagtatgcgggttgaatttggaagagccgtgtttttctcaggggcagctatacgtagcgtgttcaagagttggcattccaaactctttatttgtattcgctccaaatggacaaacgaaaactatagtttatccaaatgttttggattgaaaataacaatttttaaataaaataaatgactttcatataacaaattctaggaattttgcactgaattttaagactgcatgcggcgaagcgcacagggccaactagtaaaaatatatatatcagaGCCAgcccaaaagcaaataaataatttttttttacataaatttacCTTACCTTTCTGGTATTGCAACTGCTTCATTAAGTTTTGTTCACCAGTCGAAAAATACCTATTtagaagttttaaaaaaaaatatatgtatgtatatctaaaAAACAATGACATTGtcgactaattaaaaatattaaaacacaTTACAATTAAGGATGACTTCTTTCTACAGCTATAACACTACACACACCCAACATAGAGATCTACATAACCAAACTCAATTTATGAAACCTACACAACATATACTTAATTTAAGTACACTACACTTAATGTACACTATACACACGTAGTTTATGAAATCTACTTACACACTAcacacatttaatttaagaaaTCCACATACTTATAAAATCTTAGAAAGCAGTACACATAATTTATTACACAGTAAATACAACTTCCACTTTCCTCGGCAACCTTAAAGAATTATCAGTAATAAACGATAGAACCAAGAAACCAATTCTAATTGAATTAGaaagaagagagaacgctatagtcgagtttcccgactatctgatacccgttactcagctagtggaagtgcgaaggagagtcttcaaaactgacaatttttggcggtttgtgggcgttagagtgggcgtggcaaaaagttttttggcaaatcaatagaaatttacaagactaatacaaaaattaaaaaatattacatttttcaaaagtgtgggcgtggcagttttatgcggtttgtgggcgttagagtgggcgtggcaaaacgttttttggcaaatcgatagaaatttacaagactaatacaaaaattacaaaatattaaaacattttacaaaagtgtgggcgtggcagttttatgcggtttgtgggcgttggagtgggcgtggcaacatgaatcaacaaacttgcgctgtgtttatgtctctggagtctgtatgtttaatctcaactttctagcctttgtagttcctgagatctcgacgttcatacggacggacagacggacagatcgactcggctattgatcctgatcaagaatatatatactttatatggtcggaaacgcttccttctgcctgttacatacttttcaacgaatctagtatacccttttactctacgagtaacgggtataataatgtTACTTTTCGCTAATTAGATGTCAGATATTGGGAAAGTTAAAAGGCTTATCCCAAACCCTAGGAGTAAGATCAGAGCTAGCTCCAGCCTTACAGCCATTAAGGAAGAACCCGAGCCATTAAAACTAGAAACTGTTAGA is a window encoding:
- the LOC122622008 gene encoding uncharacterized protein LOC122622008 is translated as MKKKEDGEVEEGGSGPVLKMTDSIIKPFLCEVIDKTILRNEWEKWLRAFTIYLEAEGIVTEKRKRSKLLLLGGVQLQSVVYSLPGALVEPSDENKEDIYNILIDHLNKHFSPKQNSTFERHLFRGLTPLDTESFGDFMLRLRQQMQRCAFGSSKAEIENICPKDKIIDVWAPLDFKKRLLGKEHSLEEVIEACQVEEQINKESKEMTSSVMCTHIE